The window aaatatgagtaccaagtaatgggaaaaaaatcagaattaaactacaactagaaCTCCTATAATTCGCGACTTactcttactatttatagatggccgTGATGTCTAcaagtgtgcaaggttttcggccaaaaatagtaagcgtcctatttggcttcaccaagttgttctcctaatttttctaagctcttttcacgttgaacgcaactcctaaagcccaatagatgaagaggtgtttttttttttttttttcctgcatttGCTAGCTCAAGCAAACCTGCAATGCAAACGCTGGCCAGAGGCCAACGGACACTTCAACAAGTGCTTCCTACAATCAAGCTTAACTAGGAGAAATAGTGTAGTTGTTAGTCCTACAATCAAAGCTTAATTTTGAGAAATAGTGAACTTTCTACCCATTAAACCAAAATAATCAAAGCTAAAACCAAAATAAGCTACTGGAGAAAGAGCTAAGGATTTCTCTCCCAAGCACAATCCCAGCCCATGGTAGACTACCTCTAGATAGAGAAAACAGCAAGGTCTTTGATGTTATAGAACTTGGAATTTCAAAATCCTGCATTCCCACATTCAGAAGCTGTAGGAGACCTGGCTGTAGGAGTTGTAGGAGACCTGGTGGTATGAAAGCTAGAACAGCTGCCTACCTTTGATGTTGGCTTGCGATGCTTCACGAGATCGACCAGTGACTGCACCACGTCTGCCATTAGAGGCCTGTAATCTGCTTCCGCTTGTACGCACATTGCTGCAATGGCTGCCACCTGAATAACCTCCTTCATCGAATACTGACCTTCCAATGATGGATCCATGATCTGTACAACCTTTTCTCTATCCGTGAGCCGAGGCAATGCCCATGATACAAGAACGCCTTCCCCAGGAGCCCTCTTCATGTCAACCGGAACCCTGCCTGTGAGCAGCTCCAAGAGCACAACCCCATAGCTGCATACATCTGATTTGGTGGTCAAATGTCCAGTTAACACATATTCGGGAGCGACGTATCCCTGGGTGCCCAATACACGGGTGGAGACATGCCCTCCAGCTTTCTCAGATCCAAGCTTGGCCAAGCCAAAATCTGAAACTTTGGCATGGAAGTTCTTGTCCAAGAGGATGTTGCTGCTCTTGAAATCTCTGTGAATCACTGGGGGGCTGACATATTCATGTAGGTATTCCAGACCTCTGGCTGCTTCCAGAGCTATTCTCATTCGAGTCTCCCAGTCCAACTTCGAAACGCCACCATGGGAACCACTCttaggatgaagagttataatcaaactaaaacttactatttattgtaaaaatggaattaaaatagggaaatgaccgtcgatctggtggtatttcgcaaatccggcttgggtaACCTGACGTAgtgaggttggttggctaaagtagctcgcttcaccccaaaatcatatattttacgtctgataactcattccaaattgcgagatatgcctgatttaaggtccgactgtccggatcacttctgtcatcgaccgggccttttctgatccatcttggccatgtaattgtctgcgaccctctctacatcaccctaccataggaaacaatgggaataatgatttccaccgttgaaaccttactaggccccatagtgatgtatatttctcatccaacctattcatgagatcagaagaacatggatgaagggaaaaaaacaaatataagcttgattcaaaactttagtggccctcaagaatttttcaacaatagacgttcaattcacaatgtttcccgtggggtggtccatttgaactttggatattcttcaattttaggcaCAAGCCCTAAAATTTTCTAGTAAAATGGATgtaaggagtggataaaatatttaaatcacggtggtccccacagagtttacttagtacgcttagtgtactgagttactcactaggCACGCTTCCATATTAAATATCCATTCCTATGCCTTACATCCATTTTTCGAAGTTAATTTAGAATATGAGTCCAAAATCCAAGAAGATACAAATCTATGGTAGACCTAGAGT of the Magnolia sinica isolate HGM2019 chromosome 7, MsV1, whole genome shotgun sequence genome contains:
- the LOC131250580 gene encoding PTI1-like tyrosine-protein kinase 2 translates to MIKGQAVTDFIAEFTTLNGNIKAEEALAATPVLSPAKDLESERRWILYVDRSSNAMRAGAGIVLVTPDATTIQYAIRLSFRASNNEAEYESLLEGLRLAASLGVQSLEVRCDSQLVVNYISTEYEAKETRMVTYLVEARKLIKSLIITLHPKSGSHGGVSKLDWETRMRIALEAARGLEYLHEYVSPPVIHRDFKSSNILLDKNFHAKVSDFGLAKLGSEKAGGHVSTRVLGTQGYVAPEYVLTGHLTTKSDVCSYGVVLLELLTGRVPVDMKRAPGEGVLVSWALPRLTDREKVVQIMDPSLEGQYSMKEVIQVAAIAAMCVQAEADYRPLMADVVQSLVDLVKHRKPTSKVGSCSSFHTTRSPTTPTARSPTASECGNAGF